Proteins from a genomic interval of Streptomyces fodineus:
- a CDS encoding DLW-39 family protein has translation MKKLLLVALAAIGGLLVYRQIQADRAEQDLWTEATDSVPTGS, from the coding sequence GTGAAGAAGCTGCTCCTGGTCGCACTGGCCGCCATCGGCGGGCTCCTCGTGTACCGCCAGATCCAGGCGGATCGCGCCGAGCAGGATCTGTGGACGGAGGCGACTGACTCCGTGCCCACGGGCTCCTGA
- a CDS encoding DUF6344 domain-containing protein: protein MAQHKVMKLWTAIVTAFLALCTALGLVTAATATTAAAASKNEGPRTGTAHKTIPTSPTIPAPRHWSRSHASALPPTMKQRIRAEAHGKTPSCRHLPLADNQSETATTPQEPSAGTLDC, encoded by the coding sequence ATGGCCCAGCACAAGGTCATGAAACTGTGGACCGCGATCGTCACCGCCTTCCTCGCGCTGTGCACGGCGCTCGGACTCGTCACCGCCGCGACCGCCACGACCGCGGCGGCCGCATCCAAGAACGAGGGCCCCCGCACCGGCACCGCACACAAGACCATCCCGACGAGCCCGACGATCCCGGCGCCACGTCACTGGTCCAGGTCCCATGCCAGTGCCCTGCCCCCCACGATGAAGCAGCGCATCCGGGCCGAGGCTCACGGAAAGACCCCCAGCTGCCGGCACCTGCCCCTCGCCGACAACCAGTCGGAGACCGCGACCACACCACAAGAACCCTCGGCGGGCACGCTCGACTGCTGA
- a CDS encoding glycosyltransferase, producing MSAAVPRRVTVVTAVHGPSARFLPDAYASLCEQRLPGGWEWEWVIQQDGTADEVRPYVPRHDPRVSFGQGRPGGPGVTRTIALARAQGAYVKVLDADDRLTPGVLARDLAVLEAHPTVGWTTSRALDLLPDGSTAGLPGDPDEGPLERGTVLGHWKRNDCHALVHPATLCVRRELLTALGGWMALPASEDTGLLLALDAVSRGWFSAPAGLLYRRWEGQVTAQASHVDPVERAARMAVAEARARALADFRWSYPAGARTV from the coding sequence GTGAGTGCTGCCGTGCCCCGGCGCGTCACCGTTGTCACCGCTGTCCACGGTCCGTCCGCGCGGTTTCTGCCGGACGCCTACGCGTCCCTGTGCGAGCAGCGGCTGCCCGGCGGCTGGGAGTGGGAGTGGGTGATCCAGCAGGACGGCACCGCGGACGAGGTCCGCCCGTACGTCCCGCGGCACGACCCGCGCGTGAGCTTCGGCCAGGGCCGGCCGGGCGGGCCCGGAGTCACCCGTACGATCGCGCTGGCGCGCGCCCAGGGCGCGTACGTGAAGGTCCTGGACGCCGACGACCGGCTCACGCCGGGCGTGCTGGCCCGCGACCTGGCCGTGCTGGAGGCGCATCCCACCGTCGGCTGGACGACCTCCCGCGCCCTCGACCTGCTGCCCGACGGTTCCACGGCCGGCTTGCCCGGCGACCCGGACGAGGGTCCGCTCGAACGCGGCACCGTCCTCGGCCACTGGAAGCGCAACGACTGCCACGCCCTCGTGCATCCGGCGACCCTGTGCGTCCGGCGGGAGCTGCTCACCGCACTCGGCGGCTGGATGGCCCTGCCGGCCTCCGAGGACACGGGCCTGCTGCTGGCGCTGGACGCGGTGAGCCGCGGCTGGTTCTCCGCGCCGGCCGGCCTGCTGTACCGCAGGTGGGAGGGCCAGGTCACGGCCCAGGCGTCGCACGTCGACCCCGTCGAGCGCGCGGCCCGGATGGCCGTCGCCGAGGCCCGGGCCCGCGCGCTGGCCGACTTCCGGTGGTCCTATCCGGCCGGTGCACGCACCGTGTGA
- a CDS encoding ferredoxin has translation MKVSVDRSLCYGSAECAYRAPDVFAFEDGYGVVRPGREESADDPRVREAAESCPSQAIALTR, from the coding sequence ATGAAGGTATCCGTCGACCGCTCCCTGTGCTACGGCTCCGCCGAGTGCGCGTACCGGGCGCCGGACGTGTTCGCGTTCGAGGACGGATACGGCGTCGTACGGCCCGGCCGGGAGGAGTCCGCCGACGATCCGCGGGTCCGGGAGGCGGCCGAGTCGTGCCCCTCCCAGGCGATCGCGCTCACGCGGTGA
- a CDS encoding WD40 repeat domain-containing protein, whose protein sequence is MSSDSGTRTAFAERLALLYKEAGNPPLKSVAEAVVRLQRVDERGRPVRVSAQRISDWRRAKNVPAQFTALAAVLHILIPEARRLRPAPVSTGLYDLAHWQRLWERALADPVGDRPAPPAEENQQPATQAPPVAGGVCPYRGLAPYRQEDARWFFGRERSTSALVAQLRDAERTGGLVMLVGASGAGKSSLLNAGLVPALRGGALRDGRGTPADAAIGKGNGNDPVDCVLHLVPGADPLGELVRHIPDLTAVAAEARRAEQEATENPAVPGSDSPHVAWAAHEAVAKWAGREAPAASRPVVIVDQFEEAFTLCLDEADRRTFIQLLHAACTPPGDSDGPAPVLVVLGIRADFYEQCLGYPELADALQHRHMVLGPLTSTELREAVTGPAKAVGLELEAGLAELIVREVSADGPRGAHDAGVLPLLSHALLATWQRRKAGRLTLAGYRAAGGIQGAVAATAERAWSGLDPAARTAARLLLLRLVRLGEDTQATRRRGTRRQLAEESADPGKTEESLEALVRARLVTLDADTVEITHEALLHAWPRLRHWIDDDRGEQLLRQRLEEDGRAWEDSERDSSLLYRGSRLEQARSWARSAGDTLLTRSAVEFLAASVRLRKRTVWISRAAVAALVVLALVAGGSAVIAWQQRDDAVFGQVLAEADRVQRTDPSLAAQLDLVAHRLRPDDEGTYSRLISIVSAPLATPLSGHTGAVYLTSFSPDGRTLATASYDRTVRLWNVADRSRPKPLGKPLTGHTSWVSSAVFSPDGRTLASAGDDGTIRLWDVTDPAHPKSLGTPLTGHRGTIYLVAFSPDGRTLASAGEDRTVRLWNVTDPHRASQAGALRGHTAAVRSVAFSPDGHTLAAGGDDDTIRLWNTADPRHPKPYRTALTGHTDIVHSVAFSPDGHTVASGSADDTIRLWNVTDPAHPSSLGSPMTGHTGPIWSVAFSPDGSRLAAASADSTASLWNVSDPTSPSQVGEPLAGSSGEMYALGFSPDGRTLATGSGDSKVRLWSIPTSDMIGRSAAFRPDGRVLATVAHDSQIRLWNVAHPGRPVLLGEPFMRGGDGQRVVFSPDGRTLAVLTGRRTVQLWNITDPAHPALAGPPLTLQTRFMGPNALAYSPDGHTLATAYDDHSFQLWNVADPAHAVPLGRPVTGHRGYINALVFSPDGHTLASGSADSTIRLWNVTDPAHPALLGAPLTEHSGPVNALAFTPDRHTLASGSDDDTVRLWNVTDPASATALGGPLTGHTEAVTSLTFSAGGRTLASGGDDNTVRLWDVGDPGSATPIGQSMSLNGQTGNFLSFSPSSRVLGVSSGADTVRVWSLDADAAIGHICSVTRGVLTAQKWHEYLPRLSYDPPCGR, encoded by the coding sequence TTGAGTTCCGACTCAGGGACACGCACAGCCTTCGCCGAACGCCTCGCGCTGCTGTACAAGGAGGCTGGAAACCCTCCCCTCAAGAGCGTCGCCGAGGCGGTCGTACGGCTGCAGCGGGTCGACGAGCGCGGGCGGCCCGTGCGGGTGTCGGCGCAGCGGATCAGCGACTGGCGCCGGGCCAAGAACGTGCCGGCCCAGTTCACGGCCCTCGCGGCGGTGCTGCACATCCTGATCCCGGAGGCACGACGGCTGCGGCCCGCACCGGTGTCCACGGGTCTGTACGACCTCGCGCACTGGCAGCGGCTGTGGGAGCGCGCGCTGGCCGACCCGGTCGGCGACCGGCCCGCGCCGCCCGCCGAGGAGAACCAGCAGCCTGCCACTCAGGCCCCGCCCGTCGCCGGAGGCGTGTGCCCCTACCGTGGGCTGGCCCCGTACCGGCAGGAGGACGCCCGGTGGTTCTTCGGCCGGGAGCGGAGCACGAGCGCCCTCGTCGCCCAGCTGCGCGACGCCGAGCGGACCGGCGGTCTGGTGATGCTGGTGGGCGCCTCGGGCGCCGGTAAGTCCTCCCTGCTGAACGCCGGCCTGGTCCCAGCCCTGCGCGGCGGCGCCCTGCGCGACGGACGCGGCACACCGGCCGACGCCGCCATCGGCAAGGGCAACGGCAACGATCCGGTCGACTGCGTCCTGCACCTCGTCCCCGGTGCCGACCCCCTGGGCGAACTGGTCCGCCATATCCCCGATCTCACCGCCGTCGCCGCCGAGGCGCGCCGGGCCGAGCAGGAGGCGACGGAGAATCCGGCCGTTCCCGGCTCCGACTCGCCCCACGTGGCCTGGGCCGCCCACGAGGCCGTCGCGAAATGGGCCGGGCGCGAGGCGCCCGCCGCGAGCCGGCCCGTCGTCATCGTGGACCAGTTCGAGGAGGCGTTCACCCTCTGCCTCGACGAGGCCGACCGGCGTACGTTCATCCAGCTGCTGCACGCCGCCTGCACCCCGCCCGGCGACTCGGACGGGCCCGCCCCGGTGCTCGTCGTCCTCGGCATCCGCGCCGACTTCTACGAGCAGTGCCTCGGCTACCCCGAACTGGCCGACGCGCTCCAGCACCGGCACATGGTGCTCGGCCCGCTGACCAGCACCGAGCTGCGCGAGGCGGTGACCGGTCCGGCCAAGGCGGTGGGTCTGGAGCTGGAGGCGGGGCTCGCCGAGCTGATCGTCCGCGAGGTGAGCGCCGACGGCCCGCGCGGGGCCCACGACGCGGGCGTGCTCCCGCTGCTCTCACACGCCCTGCTCGCCACCTGGCAGCGCCGCAAGGCCGGCCGGCTGACGCTGGCCGGCTACCGCGCGGCCGGCGGGATCCAGGGGGCCGTCGCGGCGACCGCCGAGCGCGCCTGGTCGGGGCTCGACCCCGCGGCCCGTACGGCGGCCCGGCTGCTTCTGCTGCGCCTCGTCCGGCTGGGCGAGGACACCCAGGCCACCCGGCGGCGCGGCACCCGGCGGCAGCTGGCGGAGGAATCGGCGGACCCGGGCAAGACCGAGGAGTCCCTCGAGGCCCTCGTACGGGCCCGGCTGGTGACGCTGGACGCGGACACCGTGGAGATCACCCACGAGGCGCTGCTGCACGCCTGGCCCCGGCTGCGGCACTGGATCGACGACGACCGGGGCGAGCAGCTGCTGCGCCAGCGGCTGGAGGAGGACGGCCGGGCCTGGGAGGACTCGGAGCGGGACAGCTCGCTGCTCTACCGGGGCTCCCGGCTGGAGCAGGCGCGCAGCTGGGCGCGGTCGGCCGGGGACACCCTGCTGACCCGCAGCGCGGTGGAGTTCCTGGCCGCCTCGGTACGGCTGCGCAAGCGCACGGTGTGGATCAGCCGGGCCGCGGTGGCCGCACTGGTGGTGCTGGCCCTGGTCGCGGGCGGCTCGGCGGTGATCGCCTGGCAGCAGCGGGACGACGCCGTGTTCGGGCAGGTGCTCGCCGAGGCCGACCGGGTCCAGCGCACGGACCCGTCCCTGGCCGCCCAGCTGGACCTGGTCGCCCATCGGCTGCGCCCGGACGACGAGGGGACGTACAGCAGGCTGATCTCGATCGTGAGCGCGCCGCTGGCCACCCCCCTGTCCGGGCACACCGGTGCCGTCTACCTCACCTCCTTCAGCCCCGACGGCAGGACGCTGGCCACGGCCAGCTACGACCGGACCGTCCGACTGTGGAACGTGGCCGACCGGAGCCGTCCCAAGCCGCTCGGCAAGCCGCTGACCGGCCACACCAGCTGGGTGAGCAGCGCCGTCTTCAGCCCCGACGGACGCACCCTGGCCAGCGCCGGCGACGACGGGACGATCCGGCTGTGGGACGTGACCGATCCCGCCCACCCCAAGTCGCTCGGCACACCGCTCACCGGGCACCGGGGCACCATCTACCTGGTCGCCTTCAGCCCGGACGGGCGCACGCTGGCCTCGGCCGGCGAGGACCGCACGGTACGGCTGTGGAACGTGACGGACCCGCACCGGGCGAGCCAGGCCGGCGCCCTGCGCGGCCACACCGCCGCGGTGCGCAGCGTCGCGTTCAGCCCCGACGGTCACACCCTCGCGGCGGGCGGTGACGACGACACGATCCGGCTGTGGAACACGGCCGACCCGCGCCACCCGAAGCCGTACCGCACGGCGCTGACCGGCCATACGGACATCGTCCACTCGGTGGCGTTCAGCCCCGACGGACACACCGTGGCCAGCGGCAGCGCGGACGACACGATCCGGCTGTGGAACGTCACCGACCCCGCCCACCCGTCCTCGCTGGGCTCACCGATGACCGGGCACACCGGACCGATCTGGTCGGTGGCCTTCAGCCCGGACGGCAGCAGGCTGGCCGCCGCGAGCGCGGACAGCACGGCGAGCCTGTGGAACGTGAGCGATCCGACGTCCCCCTCGCAGGTCGGCGAGCCGCTCGCGGGCAGCAGCGGCGAGATGTACGCCCTCGGGTTCAGCCCCGACGGGCGGACCCTGGCCACCGGCAGCGGCGACAGCAAGGTGCGCCTGTGGTCGATACCGACCTCGGACATGATCGGCCGCAGCGCGGCGTTCCGCCCCGACGGGCGGGTGCTGGCGACGGTGGCGCACGACAGCCAGATCCGGCTGTGGAACGTGGCACACCCCGGCCGGCCGGTGCTGCTGGGTGAACCCTTCATGCGCGGCGGCGACGGCCAGCGTGTGGTGTTCTCCCCCGACGGCCGCACCCTCGCCGTCCTCACGGGCCGGCGGACGGTGCAGCTGTGGAACATCACCGACCCCGCCCACCCGGCGCTCGCCGGACCGCCGCTCACCCTGCAGACCCGCTTCATGGGCCCCAACGCGCTGGCGTACAGCCCGGACGGCCACACCCTGGCCACGGCCTACGACGACCACTCCTTCCAGCTGTGGAACGTCGCCGACCCCGCGCACGCCGTACCGCTCGGCAGGCCGGTCACCGGCCACCGGGGGTACATCAACGCCCTCGTCTTCAGCCCGGACGGGCACACCCTGGCCAGCGGCAGCGCGGACAGCACGATCCGCCTGTGGAACGTCACGGACCCCGCTCACCCGGCCCTGCTCGGCGCGCCGCTCACCGAGCACTCCGGGCCGGTCAACGCGCTCGCGTTCACACCGGACCGCCACACCCTGGCCAGTGGCAGCGACGACGACACGGTCCGGCTGTGGAATGTCACCGACCCCGCCTCGGCGACGGCGCTCGGCGGGCCGCTCACCGGCCACACCGAGGCGGTCACGTCGCTGACGTTCAGCGCGGGCGGGCGCACTCTGGCCAGCGGCGGGGACGACAACACCGTCCGGCTGTGGGACGTCGGCGACCCCGGCTCGGCGACGCCCATCGGCCAGTCGATGAGCCTCAACGGCCAGACGGGCAACTTCCTGTCCTTCAGCCCCAGCAGCCGCGTCCTCGGGGTTTCCAGCGGGGCCGACACGGTCCGCGTGTGGAGCCTGGACGCCGACGCGGCGATCGGCCACATCTGCTCGGTCACGCGGGGCGTGCTGACCGCGCAGAAGTGGCACGAGTACCTGCCCCGCCTGTCCTACGACCCCCCGTGCGGTCGCTGA
- a CDS encoding glutathione-independent formaldehyde dehydrogenase, producing MKAVVYEKPFSVTVKEVDDPRIQHPNDVLVRVTSTAICGSDLHMYEGRTAAEAGIVFGHENLGVIEEAGPGVTSLSKGDRVVMPFNVACGFCKNCLAEKTGFCLTVNPGFAGGAYGYVAMGPYKGGQAELLRVPFADFNCLKLPPGNEFETDFVLLADIFPTGYHGCELAQVSPGESVAVFGAGPVGLMAAYSALLRGAAKVFSVDRVPERLAKAEEIGAIPIDFTKGDPAEQIKEQTGGEGTDKGVDAVGYQAQAHDASHEEPAVVLNTLVETVRPTGMLGVPGLYVPSDPGGPDEHARHGQLLVSIGRMFEKGQQMGTGQCNVKRYNRQLRDLIIAGRAKPSFVVSHELPLEEAPKAYEKFDKRIEGYTKVVLHPGHALAA from the coding sequence GTGAAAGCCGTCGTTTATGAGAAGCCGTTCAGCGTGACGGTCAAGGAGGTCGACGATCCGCGGATCCAGCATCCCAACGATGTGCTGGTACGGGTCACATCGACCGCGATCTGCGGGTCCGACCTGCACATGTACGAGGGCCGTACGGCGGCCGAGGCGGGCATTGTCTTCGGGCACGAGAACCTCGGTGTGATCGAGGAGGCCGGTCCCGGTGTGACCTCCCTGTCCAAGGGAGACCGCGTGGTGATGCCGTTCAATGTCGCCTGCGGATTCTGCAAGAACTGCCTCGCCGAGAAGACCGGCTTCTGTCTGACGGTCAATCCGGGATTCGCCGGCGGAGCCTACGGCTATGTGGCCATGGGCCCGTACAAGGGCGGTCAGGCGGAACTGCTGCGGGTGCCGTTCGCCGACTTCAACTGTCTGAAGCTGCCGCCGGGCAACGAGTTCGAGACCGACTTCGTCCTGCTCGCCGACATCTTCCCGACCGGCTACCACGGCTGCGAACTCGCCCAGGTGTCCCCCGGTGAGAGCGTGGCCGTCTTCGGTGCCGGACCCGTGGGGCTGATGGCCGCCTACTCCGCGCTGCTGCGCGGTGCGGCGAAGGTGTTCTCGGTGGACCGGGTGCCCGAACGGCTGGCCAAGGCCGAGGAGATCGGGGCGATCCCCATCGACTTCACCAAGGGCGACCCGGCCGAGCAGATCAAGGAGCAGACGGGCGGGGAAGGCACCGACAAGGGCGTGGACGCCGTCGGCTATCAGGCCCAGGCCCACGACGCCAGCCACGAGGAACCGGCCGTCGTCCTCAACACCCTGGTGGAGACGGTCCGGCCGACCGGCATGCTCGGCGTACCGGGGCTGTACGTGCCCTCCGACCCCGGCGGCCCGGACGAGCACGCCAGGCACGGCCAACTGCTGGTCTCCATCGGCCGGATGTTCGAGAAGGGCCAGCAGATGGGCACCGGCCAGTGCAACGTGAAGCGGTACAACCGCCAGCTGCGCGACCTGATCATCGCCGGTCGGGCCAAGCCCAGCTTCGTGGTCTCCCATGAGCTGCCGCTGGAGGAGGCACCGAAGGCCTACGAGAAGTTCGACAAGCGGATCGAGGGCTACACCAAGGTGGTCCTGCATCCGGGGCACGCCCTCGCCGCGTGA
- a CDS encoding DUF1330 domain-containing protein, with the protein MPAYGFAHLRDRDHHPDILEYLERIQGTLEPFHGRFLVHGPPAEVVEGDWPGSMVLIEFPGLAEARAWYASDAYQEILRLRTDHIDADVVLVEGLGPGYDPRERAAKLRAEAAGARSQRAAQASPADL; encoded by the coding sequence GTGCCCGCATATGGTTTTGCGCACCTGCGCGACCGCGATCACCATCCCGACATCCTTGAGTATCTGGAACGCATCCAGGGCACCCTGGAACCCTTTCACGGCCGGTTCCTGGTGCACGGCCCGCCGGCCGAGGTGGTGGAGGGGGACTGGCCGGGCAGCATGGTGCTGATCGAGTTCCCCGGCCTCGCCGAGGCCCGGGCCTGGTACGCGTCTGACGCGTACCAGGAGATCCTGCGGCTGCGGACCGACCACATCGACGCGGACGTCGTGCTGGTCGAGGGCCTCGGTCCCGGATACGACCCGCGTGAACGCGCGGCGAAGCTCCGGGCGGAGGCGGCCGGAGCGCGGTCTCAACGTGCCGCGCAGGCTTCGCCGGCGGACCTTTGA
- a CDS encoding DUF3566 domain-containing protein: protein MSGATGAGSAGTPTGTETDGGGRGSATHGTGAGSAADPHTTNLKPVRVSEKGSSGTSGSQGGTMTDTRGPAAAGEAQSSSPLPGERRPEQPGGPYHPPQAYPAQPPAGAVRRPRTGARTAPRTRKARLRVAKADPWSVMKVSFLLSIALGICTVVASAVLWMVMDAMGVFSTVGGTISEATGSNEANGFDLQSFLSLPHVLMFTSIIAVIDVVLATALATLGAFIYNLSAGFVGGIELTLAEDE from the coding sequence GTGAGCGGAGCCACGGGCGCCGGATCGGCCGGTACCCCCACGGGTACGGAGACGGACGGCGGCGGCCGTGGCTCCGCCACGCACGGAACGGGTGCGGGGAGCGCGGCCGACCCGCACACGACCAACCTGAAACCGGTGAGGGTGTCCGAGAAGGGCTCCTCCGGCACGTCTGGATCCCAGGGGGGAACTATGACGGACACCCGAGGCCCGGCCGCGGCCGGCGAGGCACAGTCGTCGTCGCCGCTCCCCGGGGAGCGGCGCCCGGAGCAGCCCGGCGGGCCGTACCACCCGCCGCAGGCCTATCCGGCACAGCCCCCGGCCGGCGCCGTACGACGGCCGCGTACCGGCGCCCGGACGGCGCCGCGCACCCGTAAGGCTCGGCTGCGGGTGGCCAAGGCCGACCCGTGGTCGGTGATGAAGGTCAGCTTCCTGCTCTCCATCGCGCTCGGCATCTGCACGGTCGTCGCCTCGGCGGTGCTGTGGATGGTCATGGACGCGATGGGCGTGTTCTCGACGGTGGGCGGCACGATCTCGGAGGCGACCGGCTCGAACGAGGCGAACGGCTTCGATCTCCAGTCGTTCCTGTCGCTCCCCCACGTCCTGATGTTCACGTCGATCATCGCGGTCATCGATGTGGTCCTGGCCACCGCGCTCGCGACACTCGGCGCGTTCATCTACAACCTCTCCGCGGGCTTCGTGGGCGGCATCGAGCTGACCCTGGCGGAGGACGAGTGA
- the gyrA gene encoding DNA gyrase subunit A has protein sequence MADENTPQTPETQGGELAMRVEPVGLETEMQRSYLDYAMSVIVSRALPDVRDGLKPVHRRVLYAMYDGGYRPDRGFYKCARVVGDVMGNYHPHGDSSIYDALVRLAQSWSMRMPLVDSNGNFGSPGNDPAAAMRYTECKMAPLSMEMVRDIDEETVDFTDNYDGRSQEPTVLPARFPNLLINGSAGIAVGMATNIPPHNLREVAAGAQWYLENPEVSHEELLDALMERIKGPDFPTGALVVGRKGIEEAYRTGRGSITMRAVVEVEEIQGRQCLVVTELPYQVNPDNLAQKIADLVKDGKIGGIADVRDETSSRTGQRLVIVLKRDAVAKVVLNNLYKHTDLQTNFGANMLALVDGVPRTLSLDAFIRHWVTHQIEVIVRRTRFRLRKAEERAHILRGLLKALDAIDEVIALIRRSDTVEIARTGLMGLLEIDEIQANAILEMQLRRLAALERQKIVQEHDELQAKINEYNEILASPVRQRGIVSEELAAIVEKYGDDRQTKLIPYEGDMSIEDLIAEEDIVVTVTRGGYVKRTKTDDYRAQKRGGKGVRGTKLKEDDIVDHFFVSTTHHWLLFFTNKGRVYRAKAYELPEAGRDARGQHVANLLAFQPDEAIAEILAIRDYEATPYLVLATKSGLVKKTPLKDYDSPRSGGVIAINLREREDGSDDELIGAELVSADDDLLLISKKAQSIRFTATDDSLRPMGRATSGVKGMSFREGDELLSMNVVRPGTFVFTATDGGYAKRTPVDEYRVQGRGGLGIKAAKIVEDRGSLVGALVVEETDEILAITLSGGVIRTRVNGVRETGRDTMGVQLINLGKRDAVVGIARNAEAGREAEEVDGEDAVDETAEDAATSGTDEGEAPSAE, from the coding sequence ATGGCCGACGAGAACACTCCGCAAACCCCTGAGACCCAGGGCGGCGAGCTCGCGATGCGCGTCGAGCCCGTCGGGCTCGAGACGGAGATGCAGCGCTCGTACCTGGACTACGCGATGTCCGTCATCGTGTCCCGTGCGCTGCCCGACGTCCGGGACGGCCTCAAGCCCGTCCACCGGCGCGTGCTGTACGCGATGTACGACGGCGGTTACCGCCCCGACCGCGGCTTCTACAAGTGCGCCCGTGTCGTCGGTGACGTCATGGGTAACTACCACCCGCACGGCGACAGTTCCATCTACGACGCCCTGGTGCGCCTCGCCCAGTCGTGGTCGATGCGGATGCCGCTGGTGGACTCCAACGGCAACTTCGGCTCCCCGGGCAACGACCCGGCGGCCGCCATGCGGTACACCGAGTGCAAGATGGCGCCGCTGTCGATGGAGATGGTCCGCGACATCGACGAGGAGACCGTCGACTTCACGGACAACTACGACGGCCGCTCCCAGGAGCCGACGGTTCTGCCGGCCCGCTTCCCGAACCTGCTGATCAACGGCTCGGCCGGCATCGCGGTCGGCATGGCGACCAACATCCCGCCGCACAACCTGCGCGAAGTCGCGGCCGGCGCCCAGTGGTACCTGGAGAACCCCGAGGTCTCGCACGAGGAACTGCTGGACGCGCTCATGGAGCGCATCAAGGGCCCGGACTTCCCGACCGGCGCCCTGGTGGTGGGCCGCAAGGGCATCGAGGAGGCGTACCGCACCGGGCGCGGCTCCATCACGATGCGAGCGGTGGTCGAGGTCGAGGAGATCCAGGGCCGGCAGTGCCTGGTGGTGACCGAACTGCCGTACCAGGTCAACCCGGACAACCTGGCGCAGAAGATTGCCGACCTGGTCAAGGACGGCAAGATCGGCGGTATCGCGGACGTCCGTGACGAGACCAGCTCCCGTACGGGCCAGCGGCTCGTCATCGTCCTCAAGCGGGACGCGGTCGCCAAGGTCGTGCTGAACAACCTGTACAAGCACACGGACCTGCAGACGAACTTCGGCGCCAACATGCTGGCGCTGGTCGACGGCGTGCCGCGCACGCTCTCCCTGGACGCGTTCATCCGGCACTGGGTGACGCACCAGATCGAGGTCATCGTCCGCCGTACCCGCTTCCGGCTGCGCAAGGCCGAGGAGCGCGCGCACATCCTGCGCGGTCTGCTGAAGGCCCTGGACGCCATCGACGAGGTCATCGCGCTGATCCGGCGCAGCGACACCGTCGAGATCGCGCGCACGGGCCTGATGGGCCTGCTGGAGATCGACGAGATCCAGGCCAACGCGATCCTCGAGATGCAGCTGCGGCGCCTGGCGGCCCTGGAGCGGCAGAAGATCGTCCAGGAGCACGACGAACTCCAGGCGAAGATCAACGAGTACAACGAGATCCTCGCCTCCCCGGTCCGCCAGCGCGGGATCGTCAGCGAGGAACTGGCCGCGATCGTCGAGAAGTACGGCGACGACCGCCAGACCAAGCTGATCCCGTACGAGGGCGACATGTCCATCGAGGACCTGATCGCCGAGGAGGACATCGTCGTCACGGTCACCCGCGGCGGCTATGTCAAGCGGACCAAGACGGACGACTACCGGGCGCAGAAGCGCGGCGGCAAGGGCGTGCGCGGCACGAAGCTGAAGGAAGACGACATCGTCGACCACTTCTTCGTCTCCACGACCCACCACTGGCTGCTGTTCTTCACCAACAAGGGCCGGGTGTACCGGGCGAAGGCGTACGAACTGCCCGAGGCCGGCCGGGACGCGCGTGGCCAGCACGTGGCGAACCTGCTCGCCTTCCAGCCGGACGAGGCGATCGCCGAGATCCTCGCCATCCGCGACTACGAGGCGACGCCGTACCTGGTCCTCGCGACCAAGTCCGGTCTGGTCAAGAAGACGCCTCTGAAGGATTACGATTCGCCCCGCTCCGGCGGTGTCATCGCGATCAACCTGCGCGAGCGCGAGGACGGTTCGGACGACGAGCTGATCGGTGCCGAGCTGGTCTCGGCCGACGACGATCTGCTTCTGATCAGCAAGAAGGCACAGTCGATCAGGTTCACCGCCACGGACGACTCCCTGCGCCCGATGGGCCGCGCCACCTCCGGTGTGAAGGGCATGAGTTTCCGTGAGGGCGATGAACTTCTGTCGATGAATGTGGTGCGACCCGGTACGTTCGTGTTCACTGCCACAGACGGTGGGTACGCGAAGCGGACCCCCGTCGACGAGTACCGCGTCCAGGGCCGCGGCGGCCTCGGCATCAAGGCCGCCAAGATCGTGGAGGACCGTGGTTCGCTCGTCGGGGCGCTGGTCGTCGAGGAGACGGACGAGATCCTCGCGATCACCCTCTCTGGCGGTGTGATTCGCACGCGAGTCAACGGGGTCAGGGAGACGGGCCGTGACACCATGGGCGTCCAACTGATCAACCTGGGCAAGCGCGATGCCGTGGTCGGTATCGCACGTAACGCCGAGGCCGGGCGTGAGGCGGAGGAGGTCGACGGTGAGGACGCCGTCGACGAGACTGCCGAGGATGCCGCGACCAGCGGCACGGACGAGGGTGAGGCGCCCTCGGCCGAGTAG